From one Cyanobacteria bacterium GSL.Bin1 genomic stretch:
- a CDS encoding type II toxin-antitoxin system HicB family antitoxin, with the protein MKALTDDKIILHPDKNGTFVAYVPAIKGCHAWGKNPEEARLELNNVFEMICEEYLEAGQPLPNNVEGKTEKISDSE; encoded by the coding sequence ATGAAAGCCTTAACGGACGATAAAATTATTTTACACCCTGACAAGAATGGAACATTTGTTGCTTATGTTCCTGCAATTAAAGGTTGTCATGCGTGGGGAAAAAATCCTGAAGAAGCACGATTGGAACTCAACAACGTTTTTGAAATGATTTGTGAGGAATATCTAGAAGCAGGACAACCTTTACCGAATAATGTTGAAGGCAAGACGGAAAAGATATCAGACTCGGAATAA
- a CDS encoding excinuclease ABC subunit A translates to MIDSAATLDNLRVPPGNQLEKLQGDRANQYSIRLNEQYRICFRWLGENAEDVEIVDYHR, encoded by the coding sequence ATCATTGATTCTGCTGCTACCTTGGATAACTTACGAGTTCCTCCTGGCAACCAACTTGAAAAACTGCAAGGCGATCGCGCAAATCAGTACAGTATCAGATTGAACGAACAGTATCGAATTTGTTTTCGGTGGTTGGGAGAAAATGCAGAAGACGTAGAAATTGTTGATTATCACAGGTAG
- the zds gene encoding 9,9'-di-cis-zeta-carotene desaturase has translation MRVAIVGAGLAGLSTAVNLADAGWDVEIYESRPFVGGKVGSWVDADGNHLEMGLHVFFGCYYHLFKLMEKVGAIAHLRLKEHTHTFINEGGKVGELDFRFLTGAPFNGLKAFFTTSQLSTMDKMANSLALGTSPIVRGLVDLDGAMKTIRDLDKISFADWFRSHGGNDGSLKRMWNPIAYALGFIDTENISARCMLTIFQLFAARTEASVLRMLEGSPQEYLHQPIIDYLEARGAKIYTRRRVREVLYEEKAGKTAVTGIVVANGEETETIIADAYVAACDVPGIKRLIPGNWRKWSQFDNIYKLEAVPVATVQLRFDGWVTELQDPEKRKQLKEAAGLDNLLYTPDADFSCFADLALTSPADYYREGEGSLLQLVLTPGDPFIKESNRAIAQHVLEQVHNLFPSSRELNMTWYSVVKLAQSLYREAPGMDVYRPDQKTPVDNFFLAGSYTQQDYIDSMEGATISGERAAQVILDSVPVTQSEPSSVG, from the coding sequence ATGCGAGTTGCAATTGTTGGTGCCGGTTTAGCTGGACTTTCGACAGCGGTCAATTTAGCCGATGCGGGATGGGATGTGGAAATTTATGAATCTCGTCCCTTTGTTGGTGGCAAAGTGGGCAGTTGGGTGGATGCTGATGGCAATCATCTGGAAATGGGATTGCATGTCTTTTTTGGCTGTTATTACCACCTGTTTAAGTTAATGGAAAAAGTGGGCGCGATCGCGCATTTACGCCTGAAAGAACACACCCACACCTTTATCAATGAAGGAGGGAAAGTGGGAGAACTGGATTTTCGCTTTCTTACCGGTGCGCCGTTTAATGGCTTAAAAGCCTTTTTTACTACCTCGCAACTGTCTACCATGGACAAAATGGCGAACTCCCTTGCTTTAGGCACCAGCCCCATTGTCAGGGGGTTAGTGGATTTGGATGGGGCAATGAAAACCATCCGTGATTTAGATAAAATTAGTTTTGCGGACTGGTTTCGCTCTCATGGTGGCAATGATGGCAGTTTGAAGCGGATGTGGAATCCCATTGCGTATGCGTTAGGGTTTATTGATACGGAAAATATCTCGGCACGTTGTATGTTGACGATTTTCCAATTATTTGCTGCCCGTACCGAAGCCTCGGTGTTACGGATGTTGGAAGGTTCACCCCAAGAGTATCTTCATCAACCGATTATCGATTACTTAGAAGCCAGAGGCGCAAAAATTTATACCCGTCGTCGGGTGCGAGAAGTGCTATATGAAGAAAAAGCGGGCAAAACTGCCGTCACCGGTATTGTTGTCGCTAATGGGGAAGAAACAGAAACGATTATTGCTGATGCTTATGTCGCTGCGTGCGATGTCCCTGGAATTAAACGCTTAATTCCTGGAAATTGGCGCAAATGGTCGCAATTCGATAATATTTACAAACTGGAGGCAGTCCCTGTCGCAACCGTGCAGTTACGCTTTGATGGCTGGGTGACAGAATTACAAGATCCTGAGAAACGAAAGCAATTAAAAGAAGCGGCAGGACTTGATAACCTCCTTTATACACCTGATGCGGATTTCTCTTGTTTTGCCGATTTAGCTTTAACCAGCCCTGCCGATTATTATCGGGAAGGAGAAGGGTCATTATTGCAGTTAGTCCTAACGCCTGGCGATCCCTTTATAAAAGAAAGCAATCGCGCGATCGCGCAGCATGTCCTTGAACAAGTTCACAATTTATTTCCCTCTTCCCGGGAGTTAAACATGACTTGGTATAGTGTTGTGAAACTGGCTCAATCGCTTTATCGCGAAGCACCCGGTATGGATGTCTATCGTCCTGACCAAAAAACCCCGGTGGATAATTTCTTCCTGGCTGGTAGCTACACCCAACAAGACTACATCGATAGCATGGAAGGCGCAACGATTTCTGGAGAACGGGCGGCACAAGTTATTTTAGACAGTGTTCCTGTGACTCAGTCAGAACCGTCTTCTGTCGGGTAA
- the recR gene encoding recombination protein RecR: MGEKTTSYTPPLARLIERLQGLPGVGPKTAQRLAFHILKRPDQEVEALANALIEAKKQIGLCRVCFHLSADSVCEICRNPNRDDSTICVVPESRDVIALEKTREYSGKYHVLGGIISPMDGIGPEQLHIQPLVERVSQQQVKEVILAISPSVEGDTTTLYLGQLLKPFTRVTRIAFGLPMGGDLEYADEVTLARALEGRRELE; this comes from the coding sequence ATTGGAGAGAAAACTACGAGTTATACCCCACCCCTCGCTCGTTTAATTGAGCGGTTGCAAGGCTTACCGGGTGTCGGACCCAAAACCGCTCAACGTCTAGCATTTCACATCCTCAAACGACCGGATCAAGAAGTTGAAGCCCTTGCCAATGCCCTCATTGAAGCAAAAAAACAAATTGGACTGTGTCGGGTTTGCTTTCACCTCAGTGCTGACTCCGTTTGTGAAATTTGCCGCAATCCTAACCGTGATGATAGTACCATTTGTGTCGTTCCTGAGTCTCGTGATGTGATTGCCTTGGAAAAAACCCGCGAATATTCTGGGAAATACCATGTGCTTGGCGGTATTATTTCCCCCATGGATGGCATTGGTCCCGAACAGTTACATATTCAGCCTTTAGTAGAACGGGTGAGTCAACAGCAAGTTAAAGAAGTCATTCTTGCTATTAGTCCTAGCGTAGAAGGAGATACGACCACCTTATATCTGGGTCAATTGTTAAAACCGTTTACTCGTGTCACTCGTATTGCCTTTGGTTTGCCAATGGGGGGGGATTTGGAATATGCTGATGAAGTTACGTTGGCACGGGCTTTAGAAGGACGACGAGAGTTAGAGTAA
- a CDS encoding tetratricopeptide repeat protein has protein sequence MSLAREKFTQEMTLPDHEIDLAKVALYIAQEETPNLDIDSYLTQLDEWAQQVQALFPVERYPLRVIQALNQVLYEDLGFHGNEEDYYDPRNSFLNEVIERRTGIPITLALVYLEVARRIDFPMVGIGMPGHFLIRPQFKDAGIFVDAFHKGEVLFPQDCEERLQEIYQQPIALEPEFLEAVSKQELIARMLTNLKLIYINHQDLERALSIIERLLLVFPDAITEQRDRGLLSYQLGRLPQAIADLKTYLAHFPEASDAAMIQLLLRQITPSENEEE, from the coding sequence ATGTCACTAGCAAGGGAAAAGTTTACTCAGGAAATGACACTGCCGGATCATGAGATTGATTTGGCAAAGGTTGCACTCTACATTGCCCAAGAGGAAACCCCTAATTTAGACATTGATTCCTATTTAACCCAGCTTGATGAATGGGCGCAACAGGTGCAAGCATTATTTCCGGTGGAACGGTATCCCTTGCGGGTAATTCAAGCCCTGAACCAAGTTTTATACGAAGATTTGGGCTTTCACGGGAACGAAGAAGATTATTACGATCCGCGCAATAGTTTCCTGAATGAGGTTATTGAACGTCGCACTGGCATTCCCATTACGTTGGCGCTGGTTTATTTAGAAGTGGCGCGTCGTATTGATTTTCCGATGGTGGGCATTGGGATGCCGGGTCACTTTTTAATTCGTCCCCAGTTTAAAGATGCGGGCATTTTTGTGGATGCCTTTCATAAGGGAGAGGTGTTGTTTCCGCAAGATTGTGAGGAACGATTACAAGAAATTTATCAGCAACCGATCGCGCTCGAACCCGAATTCTTAGAAGCCGTCAGCAAACAGGAATTGATTGCCCGGATGCTGACGAATCTCAAACTCATTTATATTAACCACCAAGATTTAGAGCGGGCATTGAGTATTATTGAACGTCTATTGCTCGTATTTCCCGATGCCATTACCGAACAGCGCGATCGCGGACTTTTATCCTATCAGTTGGGACGGCTTCCCCAAGCCATTGCCGATCTCAAAACCTATCTCGCTCATTTTCCAGAAGCCTCTGATGCTGCCATGATTCAACTGCTACTCCGCCAAATTACCCCCAGTGAGAATGAGGAGGAGTAA
- a CDS encoding SRPBCC family protein, with product MRDYKVFEQSIQINASAVIVEQCISDINLMHRWLNPRLRCEPIGEWDTKLGSRSRFIIDLPGIQPTLKNTVVEREPGLIVWEFVGFFQGRDRWECEPNRDGTKLINRFEFKIPNPLIRIGFDLFAARLTEQDMAAQLRRLKRVAEALYIQSGFK from the coding sequence ATGAGAGACTATAAAGTATTTGAACAATCGATACAGATTAATGCCAGTGCCGTTATTGTTGAACAATGCATTAGTGATATCAATTTAATGCACCGTTGGTTGAACCCTCGTTTACGCTGTGAACCCATCGGAGAGTGGGATACGAAACTCGGCAGTCGCAGCCGTTTTATTATTGATTTGCCAGGCATCCAACCCACCCTCAAAAATACTGTGGTCGAGCGAGAACCAGGGTTGATTGTCTGGGAATTTGTGGGCTTTTTTCAAGGGCGCGATCGCTGGGAATGTGAGCCGAATCGAGATGGCACCAAACTGATTAATCGCTTTGAATTTAAAATTCCGAATCCGCTGATCAGAATTGGCTTTGACCTCTTTGCTGCTCGTTTAACGGAACAAGATATGGCGGCGCAGTTGCGTCGCTTGAAACGAGTGGCAGAAGCACTCTATATTCAGAGTGGATTTAAATGA